The region CCCACCCTGGCCTTCCGCGAAGTCTCCGCGGGCAACACCGGCCTGGACGACACCGAGGTGGCTCTGGCCGGCAACCCCTTCCACGACATGAGCCGTTTCGGTTTCAGTGTGGTGGCTTCGCCCCGCCACGCCGACGCCTTGCTGGTGACCGGACCGGTGAGCCAAAACATGCGGGAGGCCCTCTGGCGTACCTACCAGGCCACACCCGAGCCCAAAGGGGTGGTGGCGGTGGGCAACGAGGCCATCGGCGGCGAGATCTTCGCGGAAAGCGCCGCAGTGGTAGGGGGGGTAGACCAGGTGGTTCCGGTAGACGTCTACGTGCCGGGCAGTCCCGCCCGGCCAGCCTCTATTCTGCACGGCCTGCTGCTGCTCAGCGGCCAGACTCAGCAGGTGCTGGTTGGAGGGCGCTTGCACGAGGAGCGTACCCAGGTGGTATCCAGCGAAGCGGGGGTGGAGGCGTCTTCTCGCCGAGCGGAGCGAGGGGAGGAGCATGGCTAAACTTTCGCTACCCTGGAGATAGATGGCCAACGGGTGGACTTCTGGGTCCTCGAGCCGGTGCTGAACCCCCGGACCGGGCGGGTCAAGCGCTATATGCGGCTGCGGCGTGACCCCTCGCAGGCCGAGCGCCAGGCGCTACCCGGCCTCGCCCGCCTGGCTCGCCGGGTACTGGATCTGGAAACCTCCTGCTCGCGTGCCCAGTTGTCGCTCGTCTCCCGCGTGGGTGGGATGGACGGGGGCTGGGAACTGACGTACCGCTGCGAACAGGGGGTCTACCGGGTGTGGCTCGAGCCGGCGGATCTGGAAGGGGTTGAGGTGGTCGACATCCGGGCAGAAAGCGCGCGCCTGCGGGTATCGCGGGCTCTGTTCCCCGCCGAATTGGCCTCGGGAGGCGACACAGACGAGCTGGGAGGGACCCGACCGTGACCATGGCGCCCACCGACGCCGAGCGGCTATTGGCCCTGCTGCGCGAGCCCTGCTGTCCGATCTGCATCCTCGCTCGCCGGGCCGCGCGGGAATACCTGGAGACACGATTGCTGCGCTTGAGTACCGGCGCTAGCCAGGGGCCGAAGGCCCTTTACGAGCAAGACCCTCCGATGGTAAGCGGCGCGGTCTTGTGCAGCCCGCCACTGGCACAAGCTGGTAGCGCTCGAGGCACGGCACCCCGAGGTGCCCCGGTTGAGTGAGGCAATGCTAGAGACTCTCCTGGAAACCGCCGACGACCCGCGGATTTGCCTGGCGTGTGGGGTGCAGCAATCCACTACCCGGCGTTACCTCGAGGTGCTGGCGCGGTTGCCCGCCGAAACGGTTGGGCTGGCCTTGCGGCAGGGCCAGGGCTTCATCTGCCTCAAGCACCTCGCAGCCCTACCCGCTAGCCCGCTCAAGGGTTGGTTGCTCGAGCGCGTGCACGCCCTCACGCTCGACTTGCCCCGCTTTCAGGAGCGCTACGCCCGGTGGCACAGCACCGAGTTCGGGCCGGAGGCGGAGCTAGACCCACCTGGACGGGCTTTGGCTGCACTGGCGGGTGAGGATTGAACATATTCCGGTTCACGGGCGCAGGTTGCCCACATCCCGGTCCATCTGCCCTAGAGCCTCATCCACCGCGACCTGAGGGGCGAGGCACGACTCGGCCAGCCCCGCCCGCCGCTCCTGAACTGGAGCAGCCCGGGTCTTGCCTCCTCGCTTACGCCGGTAGGGGGTGGCCGGGGCCAGCTCTTCCGGCCCCCGTTCTTTACAGTCCCCAGAGTTTTTTTGAATCTCTCGCTTGCGCGGGCGTACCGAGCCTGCTCCGTCCCGAAGGGAATCTACCGGACCGCTTCAGCCAGGGCTTCTTTGAGCGGGCGGGCACCCTGAGCTTCGGCCCGGCGTCCCTTCAGGGCGGCTTTCCCCCTTCCAAAGAGCGTTCCCTCCACTTATTGTGGCCCTTCTCGGGGGTGCGCTACGGCACCGTTCTGCTCAGGCGTGCTGGGCACAGCCCAGCCCCAAGGGGAATCGGCCTGTGCTGCTCTCACCCTTGAGCAGGGTCAGGGGATAATCCCTTCCCCCACCCTCTTCCGTAGCCGGGCATCCAGGGTGGCCACCCCCTCATCCCTCTCCCCGCATCGGAAGAGCAGAAAGGCGTCCACGAGGCTCAGGCCTCCCCTGCCCGCCTCCCGGAGAGCCGGGAACACTGCGTCCCCCTCCAGGACCTCCACCCCGGGCCGGTCCAGGAGGGCTAGGAGGGTTTCCGCCGCTTCCCCCTTTTTGGCCTTGTAGAAGGAGACGAGGGTGTAGAAGGCCTCGGCCACCACCAAAGGGTGGACCCTCAGGAGGAAGCGACGCTCCTCGGCCCCCCGGAACACCAGAAGGGCCTTCCCCGCAAGCTCCTCCGGCTTTCCGGTGATGAAGCGCAGGAGCAGGCTGGTATCCAACCCCTCTCCCGAACCCATGCCGCCTCCCGCGCCCGACCCTCCTCCTCTTCCCCCGGAAAGGCCGATTTGCCGCCCAGTCGCCCCAAAAGGGCCTCCAGGGGAACCTGGCGGCGGGGACGGAGCACGGCCTCGCCTTGCCGCAGCTCAAAGACCACCTCCTCTCCGGGGGCAAGACCCAAGGCCTCCCGCACCGGCTTGGGAAGGGTGATCTGGCCTTTACTGCTTAAGCGGCTCTTTACCATGTCCTCCTCGAGCTTACCACAGCTCCTTGGTAAAGAGTCCTCGATGGGCTAAGGCCCTCGCAGCGCTCCCAGCGGTAAGCCAGGCCAAGGGAGGTCGGGACCCTGGATAGTGAGGGTTCGGGACTGGGTCGGCCCCATGGGGGGCCATCTTTTTTGAGGCCCGGTTCCGCTTGATAGTGCGGTCTTTGGGGCTCTACCGGATAGCTGCTTTCCCGTCAGGGAATCACCTTGGAAGGATCTTGGGCTGGAGGCCGCCTTCGTGGTCTACCCTGGAGAGGAAACGTTCTGGGGTCGCTAGACTCAAAACTTGCACTTATGCATCCCGGGGATACTTATGCGCCGGGACCACTGGGAAAAGGGCTGCCGGGTTTCCGTCTGATCACGGGTGCTATGACCTCACGGCCCATCCCTACTCTCGGCTATTCTCGCCCTCTTGCCAACTCTCCACCCCCAGGCTTCCCTCCAAGCTCTCCTCCTCGTGCCCTCCCACGGCCACGGCAAGGCTAGACCCCAGCACAGCCTGACCAAGTCCCCCTCGGCCCTCTCCCGCTTCCCTCCTCAGCGAAGGAGGAGCCCCTCTACGCCCGCCCGGTGGTCACCTTCCGGGAGGCCCAGGGCCGGGGGCTGGAACCAGGAGCCTGGGGGATCTACCTGGCCGAGGGCACCGGGGCGAACGTCAAGCACATCGGACTCACCCCGACCGCCCTGCCGGATGGGACGACCAC is a window of Allomeiothermus silvanus DSM 9946 DNA encoding:
- a CDS encoding AbrB/MazE/SpoVT family DNA-binding domain-containing protein gives rise to the protein MVKSRLSSKGQITLPKPVREALGLAPGEEVVFELRQGEAVLRPRRQVPLEALLGRLGGKSAFPGEEEEGRAREAAWVRERGWIPACSCASSPESRRSLRGRPFWCSGGPRSVASS
- a CDS encoding NADH dehydrogenase, whose protein sequence is MTSLWQTLRTGLLTRSLEKLFRLPAWAPGWPLLRPEGLSPAVRRELLELCPSAAFAEEGGEFRVNLAQCVLCGRCFRAIPQAVGELRTLEVAVTRREDLVQRVDLTTGSFVEPTPPPPTRAELHLPTLAFREVSAGNTGLDDTEVALAGNPFHDMSRFGFSVVASPRHADALLVTGPVSQNMREALWRTYQATPEPKGVVAVGNEAIGGEIFAESAAVVGGVDQVVPVDVYVPGSPARPASILHGLLLLSGQTQQVLVGGRLHEERTQVVSSEAGVEASSRRAERGEEHG
- a CDS encoding PIN domain-containing protein, producing the protein MDTSLLLRFITGKPEELAGKALLVFRGAEERRFLLRVHPLVVAEAFYTLVSFYKAKKGEAAETLLALLDRPGVEVLEGDAVFPALREAGRGGLSLVDAFLLFRCGERDEGVATLDARLRKRVGEGIIP